TATTTTTTTCCTAGTAGGTATTTGACCTTGACCTTCTGGAACTTAAATTCCTAACTTCGCCCCTGATCATACCTAGTATACCCCtagctatgatcagggtctatATTGGATGGGATGAACTTGTACTATCCAAATATCCAAGTAGGAATAATAAGTTTATAATTGTGCAATTATTTGTATACTAAAACAAAAGCCAATGATCATATACTCCATCAAAACTGGAATAACattattattcaattatttAATAGTACGACTATTGGCCATGACCATGACCTTTTATACTCATCGAAACACTAAACTATATTAAAACTTCAATTAACTAATAAGCATTAAATTGCATCACCATCAGCAACCACAAGCCACATTATTATACCCCAAGAATCCTCCACCATCTCCGCCTACACCGCCGCCACAAGTCACCATCTCATCACCCACCTCCACCGCTTCCACCTCCTTCCAAAAAGACATATCAATAAATGATAAAGGGACGTGCATCTCACGTACCGGTGCCTCCACCACATAAGTCTTGTACACCACTAATCCACCACCTGGCAGCTCCTGCTCCACCGCACTCCGGCAGGTGAACCCCTCCACGTTACCACCTAAACTCATCCACTCACGTGCCAAATCACTACCAAAGCACGTGATAGCAACAGTAAATTCCTTAGGCTCAAAACACCTTAATGCTCTCTTAGTCAAAACCTCGAAATGGATCGAATCTGGGTCGAATCCCATTGCTTCGTAACTAGCGTAACTGAATCCGTCTTCAGGGGTCACGTGCACAGTAGAGTAGGCCCCACCGTCGATTCCATTCATCGAGTACCCACAtggttcaaaatcaaaatcacagATCACGTGACTAGGGATGACGTCACTAATCCCAGACAATTTCGTCATTTCTTTCGCTGCATGATTTTCCTTTTTGTAAAAAACATCAGCTTTTTCCTTGTTAAGCCCAGTCATGCACATCTCAATCGTAATCTCAGTCGTTCGTTTCTCCACGTCGGCAGATGCTGAGTAAACATGCCAAGAACGGTTTGGAGCCGTTGGATCTCCAAGAACATAGGCCTGAGGCTGAGACCCACTTGGCAAATTACCAAAATACCCATTCAAATAACCAACTTCTTCTGAGAAGCTTCTATGCGGAGAAAGCTGAGCGTTTGGGAAGTTGAAGGTTCCTCTCGAGTAAAGAACACTCGACACAGTGAGTCCGATTGAGTCAGCGAGTTTCAGAATCGGTTTAATGGAGAGGAGTAGCTTTGTGGTACCACAtgtttttaaaatgattttgtGTGTATAAACGAATAAACTTGACTCGGATAAAACGTACGAGTCGAACACCGAGTTTGAAAGCTGAGATACGATTGTGCATGCTGCTGAGTCAAGGATTAAGTCGAGTTGTAACCGAGTTAAGGATCGGAGACCCGACCCATTTGGGTCCGTAAAAACAGGCGGGTTTGAAAATGTTATTTCTAAACGTTTCTCGAAACCCTCGAATCCAATTGCCGAAACGTTAATGGACATGGCTTCAAATcaagaatcaaaaacaaaaaaaattggggactttcttttttttttttttctgaatcaaatgaaaaaaaacggaaaaaaataaaaattctaatcAATGAACCCCGGAAATTTATCAGGATGGTTGCCTCATGCACtgcaaaaaattgaaaaaggaaAACATTAGATTCAATTTTTAGACAAAAACGCACCGTTTTAGAGAAATGCTGCGCAAAACGAGAAGGAGAGAGAAAAGGAGGACATACGTTGGAGTAAGCAGCAGATCGGAATTTCTGAATACCACCGTTAGGACGAACGTCCTCAATGATGTAACCAAGAGGAGCTTCGTAAtggattttattattattactactactactagACTTCTTCTTCCCAGATTTAGACTCCATTAAAACATTCAAACTGATTTTCTGGTTTTGATTCTTTTATCTGTTTCAATCATACAAAACGAAAAAAACACGATTAATTTAacaagaaacaaacaaaacataGATTTTGATAGATATTTAAACCAGAAAAAGGATTAGAGGAAGAAGAATGGAAAAAGAACATACGATTCTAAGGATTGATTTGCAGAAGGGGTTTCTTGGTGTAGATGTTTAATGGGGGAATTAAGATTAACGGGAATAAGGAAGAATAGGAGAAAACCGAGAAAGAAGGAAAAAGATAGGTGGGGATTGAAGGAGGCTGTTGTTAACACTGAGAAATGAAGAGGAAAACAGggtatttataaataaaaccctaattgatTTGGGTGGATGAAAATTAAAACTTGTTAATATATGATACCGTTTTATCGTGAAATAAGGTTATACAAGTAGcttattattagtaaaaaacattaaaaataataaaatcatcTGAATTCGCATCAGTATAgaaaatagttttttaaaaaagtttggACTAGCCAAATTGAAACTGTCTCACAATGAGATGGTCAATAAAGAAATAGTGAAATTTGTATCGAGGAAGGATTTGAAACGTGTTAACATTAATATGGTGATTCTTTTAAGATTTTGCAacttattgtaatttttttacacaaattcttgtatgagacatgCCTTATACGTGgattaaaataacttaataatagaagtttttagcttatgggcttcttattttgagtttatctcactatgagacgatctcatacaaaacaGACTGTTTCTTTTAATCTATTGATGATGATTAATGATGTGGGTAAGATATAAAGGGCCCATTAGCCTAGGCTTAAACCCCAAACCAGAAAATGTTACCAAATCAAATCATAACAATTAGTACATAAATCTttatgagagacggtctttttgagagatatCTTAATTGGGCCggctcattatttattttttaaaatattataaataggcattaagaataatgtaaatagacatttaagatattgaaagtaggcattaaggatacgttATGTAAGCATCAAGGATACATTATGTAAGcgttaaggataatgtaagtaggcattaagaatacgataagtagacattattctttaatgggttgagcttgagatacgtctttcaaagagacgatCTGCCAAGAGACTAGTTGAAACTACTATGCAACGGTTGCATGGGTACAGTCATTTATATATGGGCCAACTAGTCTgcaatcaatttttttaaaaaaaaatatttaaatacatttaattaaaatttaagacttaaaatatcaaatttaagaGGTCAAATCTAAGATTTAAAAGACAAATTTCATGACTTAAGTCGATTTGGTTTCAATTCTTAAATttggtattataattttttgaacGAAATTTCCATTATAAATATCTTGAAAATGGTTTTTAAGTCTTAGATTTGGAATTGGTTTTTTAAATTTGGTATTAtactcaaaatcaaatttactTAAATCTTGAAATTGGTTTTAAAGTCTTAGATTTAGCCTTTTAAGTCTTGAATTTGatctttttaagtcttaaatttgaaataaaaagtatttaaagaaaattgaaaaaaaaatgcattGTGGACTATATTTGGTCCATTTCTGGGTGGTTGCACGCATGCAACCGTtgcaaaataagtttttttaattctcaaatgagatggTTTCACGATGAGACAATCTCTATTAAGCTGGTCCAATATagatttttttgtcttaaagtgataaCTTATAACCTTAGAGTCATTACTTATTACAGTTAAAGTGATAACTTTTTACATGCTTAGAGTAataacttataatcttaaaataaccACTAACTTAAAGTgatgatcaattagagaaaaagGCGCTAATTATGTAGACTCTACTCATGGTGACACGACATCATACAAGACTTTTTTATTATCTTGTGGTAATCTTGTGATTTTTTTTGGTCAAACaatctcaaaacaaaaaatttaaatatttaaatttttttattaattggaCTACTTAACTCATGTATATAATGTATCGCATATGTTATAAAGAAGAATTTGTGAAGTCTCTTTTGCTATATTCCTATGTCATCGAGCAGACCTAGTTTAGCGTGACTATGCATTAAATATCATAATAACAACTCATCTTAAATGAAACCGTCTTATTATGAAACGTTTTCATATAATTAGTGTATATATCTAATTGATtaccttaaaattaaaatgatcactttaacacgataaatatatatatggatcattttaataaaaatagtctCACCATGACACCGACTAACaagaattagtaaaaaaaaattgctcTATGGTGTTTCAAACACCTCCCACTAATATACTACATACTCAAAACTAACACTAATATCCATTTTCGTTACTCAAACTGTAGTGaaagacggtctttttgagagacgtattaTATATATGGGTTAAAAAGCCCAATTAATATAACTTAAAGAGGAATTTAAAATAAGAGTTTCATGTTTAAAGATTGTCTGTTTGAGAGACGGAATCTCACAAGAATAGTTATTTTCATTATCACTATCTAATATTAATAACCAAAAGCTACATTATAGTCATCAAAAACAAAGCCCAAACATTAGCCCATACTCCAATACTAACAACATTTTCAGATATTCTGCACAACAACAAGCCCAATTATTTTTAACAGAGAACTACTATGACCTACTCTTGTAAGACATTGTCTAGAGCTATTTTTATGAGACATTGTCTCTCGATGAGACgatcataaaaaagttcaaAATCTCATATCATGTATTAAACAAACTATTTAATCTATATATAAGACACGTTACGACGTAAATCCGTCTCATAAAACAATATGTGAAGCTAATATTGTTTTATATCCTACGCATGTGTATTGCACACCTTACACTATTATACTTCCTcccttttatttgatttgtaacTCTTTTATAGAGTTAAATATCAATTTATAGTTGTTAAATAagacaataaaaaacaaatgtgTGTATGATAATtagaaaaaacaatgaaattatGGATGAGTTTAAAACTAAGAAGTGGGGCCTatgaccaaataaaaaaaaatacaaataagtaGGACAATTCTAAATTGAAACATGGTGGAACTTAAATGAGATGGAGGAAGTGTGtccttatatttatgtataGGTTTGTTTGACGAATGACTAATGATTATTAACTAGAGTTGTTGGCTGGTTTAACCAGCTGAATGTATTAGTTGATAAGCAAACTGTTTAAATTAGCGGCTCAAACTAGTTATGAAAACATTTGGTAAAATTTATTTGTGGTTGTTTGTTATTTACTAAAGAAAAAATTGACCAAAAgccaaaaatcaattaaaaaattattatggacaacttattgattttgacTTGAAAGTcaatttattatattagttaatttttttatgtaattattaGTTAATTTTAAACCATTTAccatatattatataaaaatatttatgcgTGTTTATATTTGTGAGAGCCTCagttatgttttaaatttttataaaaagtagAAATCTAGTTAAAATGGTAAATAACAAACTAATTGAGTCAAATTTGGAATTGGTAGGTTTTTGATCTTTCGTCTTAGGGTAGGTCATTTATGAgtcaatttattttcaatttgaccTGATTCAAGTCAACACAGTAAGTCAAGGTTTTtagaaataattgttattaatattttccataataaataaaattttgataaaatggATAAAAACTGATGATGTAATTAAGGATTGGAAGAATtgacaaaacttttaaaataggtcaaacATTTGTGTTTTTAATCAGGATTTAATGGTTATgggtaaaaaattataaattatgattCATTAATTTGCAGTTATATCTTGAATCAAATTTGAGTGAGATAAATAATTTATAGGACTGATTGTATCACCGTATATAGGGGTAAAAGCTATTCAGACAAAAATCATAGACCAAAttaattcaaatcaaataataaagaATATGGTTTGGATTATTCAATAATTGGTTTGGATTTGGATTGAATATTTCCAaaccatatattttaattaggaATAGGTCTGAGCCtaccaaaaatcaaaaattgaaatttcaaGCCGAACTAAAATATGAGCTCATTTTTACTTTAGTAGGCCGAACTAAAATGTAATTTAAATGAATATAATATAGGAGGGGTGAAAGTTATTCAGATAAAAACAGCTAACTAAAAAAGAAATATGGTTTAAACTTTTCATATATTGGTTTGGATTACGTTTGAacatataaaaaagaaaaattaaaattttaatccaaattaaaataaaagctaacTTTCACTTTAGTtgcgacaaaaaaaaaatcttaagcGTTGTTATAAACAATGACATATAAGCCTTTAATCAACAATTAAAGTTTTACATTTTCATTTCTACTTTTactactatgatttttaattttttttaatttatcattttttttagaaGTAAAATTGGTTTGGGTTGATTTTTAAAAGTTCAAACCGTCTTAATATAGTTTAGTTTGATTTGGCTTGTATTTAAATTTGGATTGAAAATTCGAAAATCGAAttaaattttctttgatttggttttacaTAAAACCAAACTGCAAACTAAACTTTCACCCCTTAAATATAAATACCATTTAGCCATCCAAGTATCTATTTCTTACAAGTTATTAATAGGTGTTcataaaaaatagagaaatgaaGCTTAATTAATTCAGCCAGTTTtttaagagaccgtcttttaGAGAAAAATCTCTCATGTCCGGCCAATTTATTAGAGTTTAATGTCTACacatattttatgtttttcattataTATTATATGCATAGCAAAAGGATTGTCAGTTACAAGACatttaaaactttatttatgTTGGCCTTTAGTAATACCCTtctacattttatatttttgcatTTCCACATTTGTTTATCTGCCAATATATCTTGTCTTGTTATGAGGAGCTTGATAAAGTGTCATTAGAAGCAtaaatgagaatataaatgtCATGGTAGTATGGTactattcaaaaatttattgcttaaatttgatttgttcCTTAAAAAACATTTTAGCCTTTTATTAATTGAgctatttttattaaatgatattaatatACTTTATTATTGAGTATAGTTATTGTAATAGGTTTTAAAGAAGTTTGGAGTTCATAGCTTAATGGTTATGCAAgctagagttttttttttttttttttttggatgggTGCATCCCAAGCAATCTATTATATCTACCCTTGTTGGCTGTACGGGTGAAAGTtcgatttttaatttgattatttctaTAAACTTAAAGTTTAATTCAAACAGATTTTTTAActaaaactaatttaaactgcaaaatgaattagaaaaccaaaatagtaattttaagaaattgaaaatcattataaTCAAAGTGAGGATGacaaaataaaacttgaaaattcttaaataaagacttattttaattgtaagatcacttaattttttttagtatcaCCTACTAAAGCCTTATTGTACGCCGAAATACACTAGTTTTATTCAACTAGTAATTTAGCCCAACATAGAAATTGAGTTTCTATTATAATTCGATTCTGAATTTCGGGGTTTAATAGGCTCAAAGCCTCAAAGTTATTCCAAATCAAAATATTCTGGTATTGAAATTTATGATAGTCCAAACTATATCCTATTTCTTattcaatttaaattgattttatttacgATATTATCTTAATAACTTATATCCCTAGTTAGCCCAAAGTCGAAAAAACTATGCTATAAGAGCTAATAAAATAgcacaaaattaatttaagtttaGTGCTCAAAGTAATAGATatgaaacttaaaatttatGGTTCAAAATATCATACAAGCTAcgtattatatttttcataactTAATAGACTTCCTGgcataaaatattttagatttattaattaaaaaaacaaaaattagaacTATAATctgttttatatataattgtcatgcgactataatttttttactaGTATATCGTCTATTTGACCgcttaaaataaaatcttatgaCTTCAGACCTTTATCAAATACTTTAATTAATGTTTAAATATGGGTacaaaaaacataatataaagaaggaaaaattaccgtgaataatacaacattttgttaatttcctacaataatacgaacatttgattaatcataaataataccaattttggGTGGTTTTTTCCTAGagtaataccaactttagtt
This genomic stretch from Amaranthus tricolor cultivar Red isolate AtriRed21 chromosome 9, ASM2621246v1, whole genome shotgun sequence harbors:
- the LOC130824236 gene encoding S-adenosylmethionine decarboxylase proenzyme-like, whose translation is MSINVSAIGFEGFEKRLEITFSNPPVFTDPNGSGLRSLTRLQLDLILDSAACTIVSQLSNSVFDSYVLSESSLFVYTHKIILKTCGTTKLLLSIKPILKLADSIGLTVSSVLYSRGTFNFPNAQLSPHRSFSEEVGYLNGYFGNLPSGSQPQAYVLGDPTAPNRSWHVYSASADVEKRTTEITIEMCMTGLNKEKADVFYKKENHAAKEMTKLSGISDVIPSHVICDFDFEPCGYSMNGIDGGAYSTVHVTPEDGFSYASYEAMGFDPDSIHFEVLTKRALRCFEPKEFTVAITCFGSDLAREWMSLGGNVEGFTCRSAVEQELPGGGLVVYKTYVVEAPVREMHVPLSFIDMSFWKEVEAVEVGDEMVTCGGGVGGDGGGFLGYNNVACGC